The following are encoded together in the Capsulimonas corticalis genome:
- a CDS encoding YkvA family protein: MNLVTQLWKMFTVTRRAGGLRAASRMMADAPRYIKLMKGLLSDRRISPVAKTALLGAVVYAASPLDLIPDWIPVVGMMDDLGIVLMAINYFFGAVPPDVLDEHRTRAGLQPERVRVRERRN; the protein is encoded by the coding sequence ATGAACTTAGTCACACAACTCTGGAAGATGTTTACCGTGACGCGCCGGGCCGGAGGCTTGCGCGCAGCGAGCCGCATGATGGCCGACGCGCCGCGATATATAAAATTGATGAAAGGGTTGTTGTCCGACCGTCGCATATCGCCGGTCGCGAAGACCGCGCTTTTGGGAGCTGTTGTCTACGCCGCCAGCCCGCTGGATTTGATCCCGGATTGGATTCCCGTCGTGGGCATGATGGATGATTTGGGAATTGTCCTGATGGCGATCAACTACTTCTTCGGCGCCGTGCCGCCGGATGTGCTTGACGAGCACCGCACCCGCGCCGGCCTACAGCCGGAACGCGTGCGCGTTCGAGAGCGACGCAACTAA
- a CDS encoding ascorbate-dependent monooxygenase, translated as MISNKTFALIGTVALTAALATVLRTTPPVARAEEPKADKSVTYTKDVAPILYSQCSSCHRPGEVAPFALLSYDDAKKRAAQIAAVTQSKYMPPWKAASHGEFHDERRLTDAQIATLKQWVDAGAPEGDPADLPPAPKFTVGWRLGAPDAVFQSPVYTVPAEGADIYQCFVIPTDYKEDRYVSAIEVRPGQRAVVHHVIAYLDTTGGARKLDAADPAPGYTSYGGIGVTPSGGLGGWAPGNDPRRLDNGVGVLLPKGADIVLQVHYHPTGKVEKDSTKLGVYFANGPVDKRVRIQAIIAPALRVPPGDAHYETGGSQAVPANVTVLGVMPHMHLLGHDMTVAATLPDGTQQPLVSVPDWDFNWQSTYMYQKPLELPQGSRIHLTAHYDNSTNNPRNPSDPPKLVTWGEKTTDEMCIAFVFYTVDSEHLTKGIAATDVPDLGIGGGKGSRMEKMMMLFDKNGDGKLDDSERAAMMQFLQDMMAKKAGKE; from the coding sequence ATGATCTCCAACAAGACATTTGCCCTGATCGGAACGGTCGCCTTGACGGCGGCGCTGGCGACGGTCCTGCGGACAACGCCGCCCGTCGCGCGCGCCGAGGAGCCGAAGGCGGACAAATCGGTGACATACACCAAGGATGTCGCGCCGATTCTCTATTCGCAATGCTCCAGCTGCCATCGGCCCGGCGAAGTGGCGCCGTTCGCCCTGCTCAGTTACGACGACGCCAAGAAGCGCGCGGCGCAGATCGCCGCCGTGACGCAGAGCAAGTACATGCCGCCGTGGAAAGCGGCTTCGCATGGCGAGTTCCACGACGAGCGGCGTTTGACGGACGCCCAGATCGCGACGCTCAAGCAGTGGGTGGACGCGGGCGCTCCCGAGGGCGATCCCGCCGACTTGCCGCCGGCGCCCAAGTTCACCGTGGGCTGGCGTTTGGGCGCTCCGGACGCCGTCTTCCAGTCGCCGGTCTATACCGTCCCCGCCGAAGGGGCCGATATCTATCAGTGCTTCGTGATCCCGACGGATTACAAAGAGGACCGATACGTCTCGGCCATCGAAGTGCGGCCGGGCCAGCGGGCGGTGGTCCACCACGTCATCGCCTACTTGGACACCACCGGCGGCGCGCGCAAGCTGGACGCCGCCGATCCCGCGCCCGGTTACACATCCTATGGCGGCATCGGCGTGACCCCGTCCGGTGGTCTGGGCGGCTGGGCGCCGGGCAACGATCCCCGGCGGCTGGACAACGGCGTCGGAGTCCTTCTGCCCAAAGGGGCGGACATTGTCCTGCAAGTCCATTACCACCCGACCGGGAAAGTGGAAAAGGATTCGACGAAACTGGGCGTTTACTTCGCCAACGGTCCGGTGGACAAGCGCGTGCGGATCCAGGCCATCATCGCCCCCGCTCTGCGCGTGCCGCCCGGCGACGCCCACTACGAAACCGGCGGTTCGCAGGCCGTCCCGGCCAATGTCACCGTGCTCGGCGTGATGCCGCACATGCACCTGCTCGGGCATGACATGACCGTCGCCGCCACGCTGCCCGATGGGACGCAGCAACCGCTGGTGTCCGTGCCCGACTGGGACTTCAACTGGCAGTCGACCTACATGTATCAAAAGCCGCTGGAGCTGCCGCAGGGATCACGGATCCATCTGACCGCGCATTACGACAACTCCACGAACAACCCGCGCAATCCCAGCGATCCGCCCAAGCTCGTGACCTGGGGCGAGAAGACCACCGACGAGATGTGCATCGCCTTCGTCTTCTACACCGTGGACTCCGAGCACCTGACGAAGGGGATCGCCGCGACGGATGTCCCGGATCTTGGCATTGGCGGCGGAAAAGGCTCCCGAATGGAGAAGATGATGATGCTGTTCGACAAGAACGGCGACGGCAAACTCGACGACTCCGAGCGGGCCGCCATGATGCAGTTCCTGCAGGACATGATGGCGAAGAAGGCGGGGAAAGAGTAA